The proteins below are encoded in one region of Sulfolobus sp. A20:
- the soxA gene encoding proton pump complex quinol oxidase subunit SoxA produces MSNHKDWEKIWFIVMLVLVTIFTGLSYFTIVNGSSATYRYGLPLASGVPKPLPNGTVVIYMAAIQWAFLPNNATEIIYLPNGTMENISVTSQVITYVHGYPYIKVYPNQPVLFILYSNNVVHGFYIRLPHGAQNVNIVPGINSYSFFFSPSTPGNYTFHCAEYCGIGHSYMYGYLWVM; encoded by the coding sequence ATGAGTAATCATAAGGATTGGGAGAAGATATGGTTTATAGTTATGTTAGTGTTAGTTACTATTTTTACTGGTTTATCTTACTTCACAATAGTCAATGGAAGTAGTGCGACCTACAGATATGGTCTTCCGCTAGCTAGCGGAGTGCCTAAACCTTTGCCTAATGGTACAGTAGTAATTTACATGGCTGCGATACAGTGGGCTTTCTTGCCAAATAACGCTACTGAAATAATTTACTTGCCTAATGGGACTATGGAAAATATTTCTGTTACTTCACAAGTGATAACTTACGTCCATGGCTATCCTTACATAAAAGTGTATCCAAATCAGCCAGTGCTGTTCATTTTATACAGTAATAATGTTGTCCACGGATTTTATATAAGGTTACCTCACGGGGCTCAGAACGTTAACATTGTCCCTGGAATAAACAGTTATTCATTCTTCTTCTCTCCCTCAACCCCTGGTAACTACACTTTTCACTGTGCGGAATATTGTGGGATAGGACATTCTTATATGTATGGTTATCTGTGGGTGATGTGA
- a CDS encoding sulfocyanin-like copper-binding protein, producing the protein MSKIGIAIIVIIFVGTAVMAGFLAYNFSIVYFPLPKVSKAPILSKVIHTTSTTTTTSMTSSLPSGAYALPYNPSNKTVFLYIVAESSSNPFNFNGTSDGNLHIYIPAGWTVIVYFTNEEGLPHNFLIIQNTTATPGTDVGQDGNILLYVGATSSNYLYNGISSGQTASGSITLNPGVYWFACGVEGHASSGMWGVIEVSSSITTPYAIVE; encoded by the coding sequence ATGAGCAAAATAGGCATAGCTATCATAGTGATAATATTTGTTGGGACTGCAGTGATGGCAGGTTTTTTAGCATATAACTTTTCGATCGTCTATTTCCCATTGCCTAAAGTCTCTAAAGCCCCAATATTATCTAAGGTTATACATACTACGAGTACTACTACGACAACTAGTATGACTTCTTCTCTTCCTTCTGGTGCTTATGCTTTACCTTATAATCCTTCTAATAAGACTGTTTTCTTGTACATAGTTGCTGAGAGTAGTAGTAATCCTTTCAACTTTAATGGTACTAGTGATGGTAATCTTCATATTTATATCCCTGCTGGTTGGACTGTTATTGTTTATTTCACTAATGAGGAGGGTTTGCCACATAACTTCTTAATCATACAGAACACTACTGCTACGCCAGGTACTGATGTTGGTCAAGATGGCAACATATTATTGTATGTCGGGGCTACTAGTTCAAACTATTTGTATAACGGTATTTCAAGTGGGCAAACTGCAAGTGGTTCAATTACGCTAAATCCCGGGGTATACTGGTTTGCTTGTGGAGTAGAAGGTCATGCTTCAAGTGGAATGTGGGGTGTAATAGAAGTATCAAGCTCAATAACAACACCCTACGCAATAGTAGAATAA
- a CDS encoding sulfocyanin, producing MAKVDTPVVVAIVIAIILVAVAAYYVVAVRPVSPVVSTTTLPPTTVSYTMTTSMTTNTTTTSTTTTTTTTTTSMTSSLPSGAYALPYNPSNKTVFLYIVAESSSNPFNFNGTSDGNLHIYIPAGWTVIVYFTNEEGLPHNFLIIQNTTATPGTDVGQDGNILLYVGATSSNYLYNGISSGQTASGSITLNPGVYWFACGVEGHASSGMWGVIEVSSSITTPYAIVE from the coding sequence ATGGCTAAGGTAGATACTCCAGTAGTGGTAGCAATAGTAATAGCAATAATCTTAGTAGCTGTAGCAGCTTATTATGTAGTAGCTGTAAGGCCTGTTTCACCAGTTGTAAGCACTACTACTCTACCACCTACCACGGTTTCTTACACTATGACAACGAGTATGACGACTAACACTACTACAACGAGCACTACTACGACAACTACTACTACGACAACTAGTATGACTTCTTCTCTTCCTTCTGGTGCTTATGCTTTACCTTATAATCCTTCTAATAAGACTGTTTTCTTGTACATAGTTGCTGAGAGTAGTAGTAATCCTTTCAACTTTAATGGTACTAGTGATGGTAATCTTCATATTTATATCCCTGCTGGTTGGACTGTTATTGTTTATTTCACTAATGAGGAGGGTTTGCCACATAACTTCTTAATCATACAGAACACTACTGCTACGCCAGGTACTGATGTTGGTCAAGATGGCAACATATTATTGTATGTTGGGGCTACTAGTTCAAACTATTTGTATAACGGTATTTCAAGTGGGCAAACTGCAAGTGGTTCAATTACGCTAAATCCCGGGGTATACTGGTTTGCTTGTGGAGTAGAAGGTCATGCTTCAAGTGGAATGTGGGGTGTAATAGAAGTATCAAGCTCAATAACAACACCCTACGCAATAGTAGAATAA
- a CDS encoding arsenate reductase (azurin) small subunit: MSSKEEKKGSNGKDPDPNRRAIIIGGAAAVAGIAAGIVIGGEAFPRVYRVQEVVPQVQTTTVTSTVTQQVVAQYQKQLIANYSELSVGVPKLTTYMGYPIVVVRTGTPSIGGVGPNGDVVAFSAVCVHMGGPVQYDPNTNCGVCPYHYSQYDFTRGGMQVVGHPNQYLPQVILEYDSSTGNIYALGFNRLLYGVYDNVLQASTSSSTS; encoded by the coding sequence ATGAGTAGCAAAGAAGAGAAGAAAGGTTCTAATGGAAAGGATCCTGATCCAAATAGGAGGGCTATTATAATCGGTGGAGCTGCTGCGGTTGCCGGTATCGCAGCTGGAATTGTAATAGGTGGTGAAGCTTTCCCTAGAGTTTATAGGGTACAAGAGGTGGTTCCTCAAGTACAGACTACGACTGTTACATCTACTGTTACGCAACAAGTTGTCGCTCAATATCAGAAGCAGTTGATAGCTAATTATAGTGAACTCTCAGTTGGGGTTCCTAAATTAACTACATATATGGGATATCCTATTGTTGTTGTCAGAACGGGTACTCCTTCAATTGGAGGAGTTGGACCAAACGGTGATGTTGTAGCCTTCAGTGCTGTCTGTGTCCACATGGGAGGTCCTGTTCAATATGACCCTAATACTAATTGTGGTGTTTGCCCATATCACTATTCTCAATACGACTTCACTAGGGGAGGGATGCAGGTAGTGGGTCATCCTAATCAGTATCTTCCGCAGGTTATATTGGAATATGATAGTTCAACTGGGAATATTTATGCTTTAGGCTTTAATAGGCTTCTATACGGAGTTTATGATAACGTACTACAGGCTTC